The Exiguobacterium aurantiacum DSM 6208 genome includes a window with the following:
- a CDS encoding response regulator produces the protein MSRMLIADDQDGIRLMLAQVFQNLGIEVDTASDGLCAWEKLEQNGYDLVLLDMNMPRMFGHEVLRNMRQQDIDTPVMIMTAFGEKTTIEEVQRLGIAAQFEKPFDIYGMIEKVKEVLEI, from the coding sequence GATTCGATTGATGCTCGCCCAAGTGTTTCAAAACCTCGGCATCGAGGTCGATACGGCGAGCGACGGGCTCTGCGCCTGGGAGAAACTCGAACAGAACGGATATGATTTAGTGTTACTCGATATGAACATGCCGCGTATGTTCGGGCATGAAGTGCTTCGCAACATGCGACAACAAGACATCGACACACCGGTCATGATCATGACGGCGTTCGGCGAGAAGACGACGATCGAAGAAGTGCAACGACTCGGCATCGCGGCCCAGTTCGAGAAGCCGTTCGACATTTATGGAATGATCGAGAAAGTGAAGGAAGTGTTAGAAATCTGA
- the fsa gene encoding fructose-6-phosphate aldolase — protein sequence MQFFIDTANVEDIKKAHRMGVIGGVTTNPSLVAKEGVDFHTRLREICEIVGDLSVSAEVIALDAAGMVEEGKELAAIAPNITVKVPMTPDGMQAVHEFSKLGIKTNVTLIFNANQALLAARAGASYVSPFIGRLDDIGQDGLDLVETIADIFALHGIETEIIAASVRHPVHVTKAALLGADIATVPYKVIEQMMKHPLTDKGIEQFLADWNNAQSK from the coding sequence ATGCAATTTTTCATTGACACCGCAAATGTGGAAGACATCAAGAAAGCCCACCGGATGGGCGTCATCGGGGGCGTGACGACCAATCCATCGCTCGTCGCGAAAGAAGGCGTCGACTTCCATACACGGCTTCGTGAGATTTGTGAGATCGTCGGGGATCTCTCGGTCAGTGCGGAAGTTATTGCACTCGATGCAGCGGGTATGGTTGAAGAAGGAAAGGAACTTGCGGCCATCGCACCGAATATTACAGTCAAGGTACCGATGACACCAGATGGCATGCAAGCCGTCCATGAATTCTCAAAGCTCGGCATCAAGACGAACGTGACGCTCATCTTTAACGCCAACCAGGCGCTCTTAGCGGCACGTGCCGGTGCGTCATACGTCTCACCGTTCATCGGTCGTCTCGATGATATCGGGCAAGACGGTCTTGACCTTGTCGAGACGATCGCGGATATTTTCGCGCTCCACGGCATCGAGACGGAAATCATTGCCGCATCGGTCCGTCATCCGGTACATGTGACGAAAGCGGCCTTACTCGGTGCCGACATCGCCACCGTACCGTATAAAGTCATCGAACAGATGATGAAACATCCGCTCACTGACAAAGGAATCGAGCAGTTCCTAGCGGATTGGAACAACGCTCAATCCAAATAA
- the fba gene encoding class II fructose-1,6-bisphosphate aldolase, with the protein MPLVSMTEMLNKAFEGKYAVGQFNINNLEWTQAILRAAEDEKSPVILGVSEGAAKYMGGFTTVVKMVEGLMHDYNITVPVAIHLDHGSSFDKCKAAIDAGFTSVMIDGSHHPIEENIEMTKQVVEYAHAKGASVEAEVGTVGGEEDGVVGGVQYADLDECVRVVTEAKVDALAAALGSVHGEYQGEPKLGFKEMEEIAEATKTPLVLHGGSGIPEHQIKKAIELGHSKINVNTECQQEWTRAVREKVAADSKVYDPRKIIGPGIEAIYNVVTGKMREFGSSNQA; encoded by the coding sequence ATGCCATTAGTATCAATGACAGAAATGCTTAACAAAGCATTCGAAGGCAAGTATGCAGTAGGCCAATTCAACATCAACAACCTCGAGTGGACGCAAGCGATTCTTCGCGCTGCGGAAGACGAGAAATCACCAGTTATCCTCGGTGTATCAGAAGGTGCAGCGAAGTACATGGGTGGCTTCACAACAGTTGTCAAAATGGTTGAAGGTCTCATGCACGACTACAACATCACTGTTCCAGTTGCAATCCACCTCGACCACGGTTCATCTTTCGACAAGTGTAAAGCAGCGATCGACGCTGGTTTCACATCTGTTATGATCGACGGTTCACACCACCCGATCGAAGAGAACATCGAAATGACGAAACAAGTCGTTGAATACGCACACGCTAAAGGCGCTTCAGTTGAAGCGGAAGTCGGCACAGTCGGCGGCGAAGAAGACGGCGTCGTTGGCGGCGTACAATACGCTGACCTTGACGAATGTGTTCGTGTCGTAACAGAAGCGAAAGTTGACGCTCTTGCGGCAGCACTCGGATCTGTACACGGAGAATACCAAGGCGAGCCAAAACTCGGCTTCAAAGAGATGGAAGAAATCGCAGAAGCGACAAAAACTCCACTCGTTCTTCACGGCGGTTCAGGTATCCCTGAGCACCAAATCAAAAAAGCAATCGAGCTCGGCCACAGCAAAATCAACGTCAACACGGAGTGCCAACAAGAATGGACTCGTGCGGTACGTGAGAAAGTCGCTGCTGACTCGAAAGTATATGACCCACGTAAAATCATCGGACCTGGTATCGAGGCGATCTACAACGTCGTTACTGGCAAGATGCGTGAGTTCGGTTCAAGCAACCAAGCATAA